A genomic window from Pseudomonas argentinensis includes:
- the recX gene encoding recombination regulator RecX, with translation MPAVLDNAAAVRHAAMDLLARREHGRVELARKLRQRGASDEHIETALDHLSEEGLLSEARYLESFISYRARSGFGPQRIRDDLSQRGLARADIDQALRDSGIDWREGLRETWQRKFAGELPGEARERARQMRFLVYRGYPMDLVGQLLRGAFDD, from the coding sequence ATGCCCGCTGTCCTGGATAACGCTGCGGCGGTGCGCCATGCCGCCATGGATCTGCTGGCGCGCCGTGAGCATGGTCGTGTCGAGCTGGCGCGCAAGCTGCGCCAGCGCGGGGCCAGCGATGAGCACATCGAGACCGCCCTCGATCACCTCAGCGAAGAAGGGCTGTTGTCCGAGGCGCGTTATCTGGAGAGTTTCATCAGTTATCGCGCGCGCTCGGGTTTCGGCCCGCAGCGCATCCGCGATGATCTTTCCCAGCGCGGCCTGGCGCGAGCGGATATCGACCAGGCGCTGCGTGACAGCGGTATCGATTGGCGTGAAGGCCTGCGAGAAACCTGGCAACGCAAGTTTGCCGGCGAGCTTCCGGGCGAGGCTCGCGAGCGGGCCAGGCAGATGCGGTTTCTGGTGTATCGCGGTTACCCGATGGATCTGGTCGGTCAGCTGCTGCGTGGCGCCTTCGACGACTGA